A single genomic interval of Daucus carota subsp. sativus chromosome 1, DH1 v3.0, whole genome shotgun sequence harbors:
- the LOC108211982 gene encoding uncharacterized protein LOC108211982, giving the protein MDLEPEELQFLTIPRIFKDSIFIPKQSPNTFIQLTLTLIFPLSFAILAHTLLTHPLVAQIFSPYGSNSSQFSKLLVFQFFYLIFLFAFSLLSTAAVVFTVASLYTCKPISFSLAIAAVPSVLKRLFVTYIWVIVVMVLYCVFFVVGFVGMLVFAVDSRGNNGFVWGMIVVVLMFAGVHVYVSALWHLASVVSVLEPVYGFAAMKKSYKLLKGKTWMAMVMVSGYLVVCAAINGVFGGFVVYGESLGVFGKVVVGGVLVGVLVIVNLVALLVQSVFYYVCKSYHREGIDKSALYDHLGGYLGEYVPLKSSIQMENLEV; this is encoded by the coding sequence ATGGATCTTGAGCCTGAAGAGCTTCAGTTTCTTACAATACCAAGAATCTTTAAAGATTCAATTTTTATCCCCAAACAGTCCCCTAACACCTTCATTCAACTAACCTTAACCCTAATTTTCCCTCTTTCTTTTGCAATTCTTGCTCATACCCTTTTAACTCACCCTCTTGTAGCACAGATTTTTAGCCCTTATGGCTCAAATTCTTCACAATTTAGTAAGCTTCTTGTTTTTCAGttcttttatttgattttcttgTTTGCCTTTTCACTTCTTTCAACTGCTGCTGTTGTGTTCACTGTTGCTTCTTTGTATACCTGTAAGCCCATTTCGTTTAGTTTGGCTATTGCAGCTGTTCCAAGTGTTTTGAAGAGGCTTTTTGTTACTTATATATGGGTGATTGTTGTTATGGTGTTATATTGTGTGTTTTTTGTTGTGGGTTTTGTTGGTATGTTGGTTTTTGCTGTTGATTCCCGGGGGAACAATGGGTTTGTTTGGGGGATGATTGTGGTGGTTTTAATGTTTGCTGGTGTTCATGTTTATGTTAGTGCATTGTGGCATTTGGCTAGTGTTGTGTCTGTTCTTGAGCCGGTTTACGGGTTTGCTGCGATGAAGAAGAGTTATAAGTTGTTGAAGGGGAAGACTTGGATGGCGATGGTGATGGTTTCCGGGTATTTGGTTGTGTGTGCTGCGATTAATGGGGTTTTTGGAGGTTTTGTGGTTTATGGCGAGAGTCTTGGTGTTTTTGGAAAGGTTGTTGTTGGTGGAGTTTTGGTCGGCGTTCTGGTGATTGTGAATTTAGTGGCGTTGTTGGTGCAGAGTGTtttttattatgtttgcaaGAGTTATCATCGTGAAGGAATTGATAAGAGTGCTTTGTATGATCACCTTGGTGGCTATCTTGGAGAATATGTGCCTCTTAAAAGCAGCATTCAAATGGAGAACTTGGAAGTTTGA
- the LOC108216610 gene encoding pelargonidin 3-O-(6-caffeoylglucoside) 5-O-(6-O-malonylglucoside) 4'''-malonyltransferase produces MKVEILSTELIKPYTSTPLSLRHYNISLLDELSPTMNVPTILYYPVDIHSCGKQYQESKMEVEILSTELIKPYTSTPLSLRHYNISLLDELSPTMNVPTILYYPVDIHSCGKQYQESKMEVEILSTELIKPYTSTPLSLRHYNISLLDELSPTMNVPTILYYPVDIHSCGKENVTTHSICMHLKKSLSMALTRFYPFAGRYMKESYMVDCSDQGAEFVQAQVDIRLDQLIGLGKNVQVELLNCLLPRPVGACDKDTDPQLAVQVSAFACGGYAIGILSSHIIADMSTTSSFVVEWAREAKQLLEGLDHDHDHDLSVSPSWNSAMLFPGCKLPRLPPRFSVDHKIVTKVFSFSDSAILKIREKARLDSSSEKLPTRVQSVFGILGKAIVDINCVIPGRPKRFLVSQTVNMRGRTDPPISKKQCGNLYLVASARSVAGEAGVDLQSLVELLTDSVRRELANCKKIVPSKGEKMMITPGFNELGKAFADPEISSVVMFSDWCKFPLYEADFGWGKPGWVSGVHVPMPNIVYLLRDRSGEGIEAWVNLSVDDMAKLEQDANIMEFTS; encoded by the coding sequence ATGAAAGTTGAAATTCTATCCACAGAGCTCATAAAACCATATACTTCTACTCCCCTTAGCCTCAGGCATTACAATATTTCTTTACTAGATGAGCTATCTCCAACTATGAATGTTCCCACCATCTTATATTACCCTGTTGACATTCACAGCTGTGGCAAACAATACCAAGAATCTAAGATGGAAGTTGAAATTCTATCCACAGAGCTCATAAAACCATATACTTCTACTCCCCTTAGCCTCAGGCATTACAATATTTCTTTACTAGATGAGCTATCTCCAACTATGAATGTTCCCACCATCTTATATTACCCTGTTGACATTCACAGCTGTGGCAAACAATACCAAGAATCTAAGATGGAAGTTGAAATTCTATCCACAGAGCTCATAAAACCATATACTTCTACTCCCCTTAGCCTCAGGCATTACAATATTTCTTTACTAGATGAGCTATCTCCAACTATGAATGTTCCCACCATCTTATATTACCCTGTTGACATTCACAGCTGTGGCAAAGAGAATGTCACAACTCATTCAATATGCATGCATTTGAAAAAATCGCTTTCGATGGCCTTAACCAGATTCTATCCTTTTGCTGGAAGATACATGAAAGAAAGCTACATGGTTGATTGTAGTGATCAAGGTGCAGAATTTGTGCAAGCCCAAGTCGACATTCGCCTTGATCAACTTATTGGCCTAGGCAAAAATGTGCAGGTTGAGCTGCTTAATTGCCTGCTTCCGCGGCCAGTTGGTGCATGTGACAAAGACACTGACCCTCAGTTAGCTGTGCAAGTGAGTGCCTTCGCTTGTGGCGGATACGCCATTGGGATTTTGAGCTCACACATAATTGCAGACATGTCAACTACGAGCTCATTTGTTGTGGAATGGGCGAGGGAGGCAAAGCAGCTACTGGAGGGCTTAGATCATGACCATGACCATGACTTGTCAGTGTCGCCTAGCTGGAACTCAGCTATGTTGTTTCCAGGATGCAAATTGCCTCGCCTTCCTCCCAGATTTTCTGTGGATCATAAAATTGTTACAAAAGTATTTTCCTTCAGCGACAGCGCCATTCTAAAAATCCGTGAGAAGGCCAGACTGGACAGCTCAAGCGAGAAATTACCAACACGGGTCCAGTCTGTGTTCGGGATATTAGGCAAAGCTATTGTTGATATTAATTGTGTAATCCCCGGAAGGCCTAAGAGATTTTTAGTCAGCCAGACAGTGAACATGAGGGGAAGGACCGATCCACCAATTTCAAAGAAACAATGCGGCAATCTCTACTTGGTTGCATCTGCTCGGTCCGTGGCAGGGGAAGCAGGGGTGGACTTGCAGAGCCTTGTCGAGCTTCTGACAGACTCTGTCAGGAGAGAACTTGCAAACTGTAAAAAAATAGTACCAAGTAAAGGAGAGAAAATGATGATAACTCCAGGGTTCAATGAACTGGGAAAAGCTTTTGCAGATCCTGAGATTTCGAGTGTCGTTATGTTTTCTGATTGGTGCAAGTTTCCATTGTATGAAGCTGATTTCGGGTGGGGAAAGCCTGGATGGGTCAGCGGCGTTCATGTTCCTATGCCAAACATTGTCTACCTTCTCCGCGACAGATCTGGAGAAGGGATCGAAGCATGGGTAAATTTGAGTGTTGATGACATGGCTAAACTCGAGCAAGATGCAAACATCATGGAATTTACCAGTTGA